One Actinospica robiniae DSM 44927 genomic region harbors:
- a CDS encoding arabinofuranosidase catalytic domain-containing protein has protein sequence MSRRSFVRIRRRARVAAAAVVLALMGAGLATGTVAQAATSAASATAPKAQGPCDIYAAGGTPCVAAHSTTRALYASYNGPLYQVQRLSDHKTRNIGLLSRGGYADAAEQDGFCADTTCVITRIYDQSPMHNDLTQAPRGAFSGPATGGADNLPIADMAPITINGHKAYGVFIEPGMGLRDNDTTGIATGDQPEGTYWIVDGQHYNGGCCFDYGNAEIDSRDDGNGTMETSYFGDATSWYHGAAPGPWVMTDQENNLVGCVNPGSSSKLCAQLPSVTSRFVTAVAKGEPHHWASLGGDAQQGDLTTMFDGPRVDSSYDPMQKQGAIVLGNGGDNSNGSQGTFYEGVMTAGYPSDAVDQQVQANIVAAEYNVQQLTLAPSSASVNPPGLQTFAPRSSQDVAETFTNTTGSAVDDLKLKLSVPHGWTAKAQGPDTFSSVAPGASVSATFTVTSGKEAFNGDLDGRAEWGRRGEPNGEATTTEKVRNDSPIKINEFRIGTADDSTNSYVELANASAHAIDVSGWTLTEHPSGQAVFSTVTIPDGTTIPADGHYLLALADSGLAAPAEAGDSTLNVRSTAGMSVGDPVVIGTGRTAETAKIAAIPSVGATGPRVSGELGNAVKLNGANEYVSLPTGIVSGLSDFTVSAWVNPSVDSTWSRVFDFGTGQNTYMFMTVDGGGAGLRFAITTGGGGGEQQLTGGGQLPLNTWSHVAVTLSGTTGTLYLDGKPVATNPNMTLHPSSLGNTNQNWIGRSQYADPFLDAAVDDFNIYDTALSPAEIAALAGGQAGAGDVADYKFDETGGATAVDSSGKGNNATIIGQGTAATGNTPLWQPVPDGPITIPAGSTNVPVTSTTGFTVGQKVSIGYGSKLEVATVSAVGTAGTQARLAAAAAAGASVVKVSSTANISAGDKIRLDIGKQTETITVATVGTAGANGTGLGLTAPLTQNHSSNLPFSDRGTGISFTPATHFAHSSDEPVQALGAGIVLDHPLAHKQAINAPVRDTKVTTAGYQGSPTPDQWFGGPALSTSAGAMVLQDDHGLVADSLDYGLLVDPSAAEGYQGGTGSGCTVPTPALASGVGKSASRFPDGNDTDSNCSDFIVANATPGTDNKFALDAGPLVSLQTTAGGTSSDFIKHDDTDDLVVTAPITAGSAQIDKQDGTWVEAAGLANPSCVSFESVNKPGSYLRHMNFQFHLQASDGSALFAQDATFCPQAGNSGQGMSFQSVNYTTKYVRTFGNTLYLASDGGTNPWDDATSWAADSSWLVDQPWAQAP, from the coding sequence ATGTCCAGACGATCGTTCGTGCGCATACGGCGCAGGGCTCGCGTCGCGGCGGCGGCGGTCGTGCTCGCGCTGATGGGCGCGGGTCTCGCGACGGGCACCGTGGCGCAGGCGGCCACGTCGGCCGCCTCAGCCACCGCGCCCAAGGCGCAAGGCCCCTGCGACATCTATGCCGCGGGCGGGACTCCCTGCGTCGCAGCCCACAGCACCACCCGGGCGCTGTACGCCTCGTACAACGGCCCGCTCTACCAGGTGCAGCGGCTGTCCGACCATAAGACCAGGAACATCGGCCTGCTGAGCCGTGGCGGGTACGCCGACGCCGCCGAGCAGGACGGGTTCTGCGCGGACACGACCTGCGTCATCACCCGCATCTACGACCAGTCTCCGATGCACAACGACCTGACTCAGGCGCCTCGCGGAGCGTTCAGCGGCCCGGCGACGGGTGGCGCCGACAACCTCCCGATCGCGGACATGGCCCCGATCACGATCAACGGCCACAAGGCTTACGGCGTGTTCATCGAGCCCGGCATGGGCCTGCGCGACAACGACACCACCGGAATCGCGACCGGCGACCAGCCCGAGGGCACGTACTGGATCGTCGACGGTCAGCACTACAACGGCGGCTGCTGCTTCGACTACGGCAACGCCGAGATCGACAGCCGCGACGACGGCAACGGCACGATGGAGACGAGCTACTTCGGCGACGCCACCTCCTGGTACCACGGAGCCGCTCCCGGGCCGTGGGTCATGACCGACCAGGAGAACAACCTGGTGGGATGTGTCAACCCCGGAAGTAGCTCGAAGCTCTGCGCACAGCTGCCCAGCGTCACCTCCCGGTTCGTGACGGCCGTGGCCAAGGGCGAACCGCACCACTGGGCGAGCCTCGGCGGCGACGCGCAGCAGGGTGACCTGACGACGATGTTCGATGGACCGCGTGTCGACTCCAGCTATGACCCGATGCAGAAGCAGGGGGCCATCGTCCTGGGCAACGGCGGCGACAACAGCAACGGTTCGCAGGGTACGTTCTACGAAGGCGTGATGACGGCCGGGTACCCCTCGGACGCCGTTGACCAGCAGGTGCAGGCCAACATCGTCGCGGCCGAGTACAACGTGCAGCAGTTGACCCTGGCGCCGAGCTCGGCGAGCGTCAACCCGCCCGGCCTGCAGACGTTCGCGCCGCGCTCGAGCCAGGATGTCGCCGAGACCTTCACGAACACCACCGGCTCGGCCGTGGACGACCTCAAGCTGAAGCTGTCGGTCCCTCACGGCTGGACCGCGAAGGCACAAGGGCCGGACACGTTCTCCTCTGTCGCACCCGGTGCGAGCGTGAGCGCGACCTTCACCGTCACCTCGGGTAAGGAGGCGTTCAACGGTGATCTGGACGGCAGAGCCGAGTGGGGCAGGAGGGGCGAGCCCAACGGCGAGGCGACGACGACCGAGAAGGTTCGCAACGACAGCCCGATCAAGATCAACGAGTTCCGGATCGGCACGGCGGACGACTCGACGAACTCCTACGTCGAGCTCGCCAACGCCTCCGCGCACGCCATCGACGTCTCCGGCTGGACGCTGACCGAGCACCCGTCGGGGCAGGCGGTCTTCTCCACGGTCACGATTCCGGACGGCACCACCATCCCGGCCGACGGCCACTACCTGCTCGCCCTGGCCGATTCAGGGCTCGCCGCGCCGGCCGAGGCGGGCGACTCCACGCTCAACGTCCGCAGCACGGCCGGGATGAGCGTCGGGGACCCGGTCGTGATCGGCACCGGCCGCACGGCCGAGACCGCGAAGATCGCCGCCATCCCCTCGGTCGGCGCGACCGGGCCGCGGGTCTCCGGGGAACTGGGGAACGCGGTGAAGCTGAACGGCGCCAACGAATACGTCAGCCTGCCCACCGGAATCGTCAGCGGCCTGTCCGACTTCACCGTCTCGGCCTGGGTCAACCCGTCCGTCGACTCCACCTGGTCGCGCGTCTTCGACTTCGGCACCGGCCAGAACACGTACATGTTCATGACGGTCGACGGCGGCGGCGCCGGACTGCGCTTCGCGATAACCACGGGCGGAGGCGGAGGGGAGCAGCAGCTTACCGGCGGCGGTCAGCTTCCGCTGAACACGTGGTCGCACGTCGCGGTGACGCTCTCCGGCACGACCGGCACGCTCTACCTCGACGGCAAGCCGGTGGCGACCAACCCGAACATGACGCTTCACCCGTCCAGCCTCGGCAACACCAACCAGAACTGGATCGGGCGCTCGCAGTACGCAGACCCGTTCCTCGATGCCGCGGTCGACGACTTCAACATCTACGACACGGCGCTGTCACCGGCCGAGATCGCCGCACTGGCCGGTGGCCAGGCCGGCGCGGGCGACGTCGCCGACTACAAGTTCGACGAGACCGGAGGCGCCACCGCCGTCGACTCGTCCGGCAAGGGTAACAACGCGACGATCATCGGTCAGGGCACTGCGGCGACGGGCAACACGCCGCTGTGGCAGCCCGTACCGGACGGTCCGATCACGATTCCCGCCGGCTCGACCAACGTCCCGGTCACGAGCACCACGGGTTTCACCGTCGGGCAGAAGGTCTCGATCGGCTACGGCAGCAAGCTTGAGGTGGCCACCGTGAGCGCGGTCGGCACGGCAGGCACCCAGGCGCGGTTGGCCGCAGCAGCAGCCGCCGGCGCGAGCGTCGTCAAGGTCTCGTCGACCGCCAACATCTCGGCGGGCGACAAGATCCGGCTGGACATCGGCAAGCAAACCGAGACCATCACCGTCGCCACGGTCGGGACGGCCGGCGCGAACGGCACCGGGCTCGGTCTGACGGCCCCGCTGACCCAGAACCACTCGTCGAACCTTCCGTTCAGCGACCGGGGGACCGGAATCAGCTTCACGCCGGCGACGCACTTCGCGCACTCGAGCGACGAACCGGTTCAGGCCTTGGGCGCCGGGATCGTGCTCGACCACCCCTTGGCACACAAGCAGGCGATCAACGCTCCTGTACGCGACACCAAGGTCACCACGGCGGGATATCAGGGTTCGCCCACGCCCGACCAGTGGTTCGGTGGACCGGCTCTGTCCACCAGTGCCGGCGCGATGGTGCTGCAGGACGACCACGGCCTCGTCGCCGACAGTCTCGACTACGGCCTCCTGGTCGACCCGTCTGCCGCGGAGGGCTACCAGGGCGGCACGGGCAGCGGCTGCACAGTACCCACGCCGGCCTTGGCCAGCGGCGTGGGTAAGAGCGCGAGCCGCTTCCCCGACGGCAACGACACGGACAGCAACTGCTCCGACTTCATCGTCGCCAACGCCACGCCCGGCACGGACAACAAGTTCGCACTGGACGCGGGGCCGCTGGTGTCGTTGCAGACCACGGCCGGAGGCACCTCGTCCGACTTCATCAAGCACGACGACACCGACGACCTCGTGGTCACCGCGCCGATCACGGCTGGCAGCGCGCAGATCGACAAGCAGGACGGGACGTGGGTCGAGGCGGCCGGTCTGGCCAATCCGAGTTGTGTCTCGTTCGAATCGGTCAACAAGCCCGGCAGCTATCTCAGGCACATGAACTTCCAGTTCCACCTGCAAGCGAGCGACGGCAGCGCCCTGTTCGCCCAGGACGCGACGTTCTGCCCGCAGGCGGGCAACAGCGGGCAGGGCATGTCGTTCCAATCAGTGAACTACACCACCAAGTACGTCCGCACATTCGGCAACACCCTCTACCTCGCCAGCGATGGCGGAACCAACCCGTGGGACGACGCCACCTCGTGGGCGGCCGACTCGAGTTGGCTGGTCGACCAGCCCTGGGCCCAGGCGCCGTGA